The genomic stretch TGAATTTACTGTATCCGCATGGAAATTACAGAAATTAAAATCTATAATGAGCGAATGCTTTGTTTGCCTCCGCCATCTTGTGTACACTTTCCCGCTTCTTGATAGAGGCGCCTCGATTGTTGGCTGCATCGATAAATTCCGCCGCCAGCTTTTCTCTCATCGTTTTCTCAGAACGCTCCCGCGAGTTGGTGATCAGCCAGCGGATACCCAACGCAACCCTTCTTGAGGGGACGACTTCGGTCGGCACCTGATAGGTCGATCCACCTACCCTCCTAGATTTGACCTCAATCACCGGTTTAACATTGTTGACGGCCTTTTCGAATACCTCAAGGGGCGCTTCCTTCAGTTTCTTTTCGATGATATCGAAAGCGCCGTAAAGGATGAACTCCGCCACACTCTTCTTGCCGCATCTCATCAGGTTGTTGATGAACTTGGCCACCAATTTGCTATTGTATTTAGGGTCCGCTTGGATCTCCCGTTTTGCAATTTCTCTTCTTCTGGGCATTATCCTGTCTCCGCTTAGCTCGGTTTTTTCGCTCCATACTTGGACCTACCCTGCTTCCGATCCGCAACACCGACGGAATCAAGAGTGCCGCGAACAACATGATAGCGGACACCGGGCAAATCCTTGACTCTCCCCCCTCTGACCAGCTCCACGGAGTGCTCCTGGAGATTGTGTCCAACCCCTGGTATGTAAGAGCTTACCTCATAACCGCTTGTCAAACGTACTCTCGCCACTTTTCTTAAAGCCGAATTGGGCTTCTTGGGCGTCGTTGTGTAAACCCTCACACAAACGCCTCTGCGCTGTGGCGAACCAGCCAGCGCCGGCGTTGCCGCCTTCTTTGCAAGCCTCTCCCGTCCTTTTCTGACCAACTGATTAACTGTAGGCATTCTTCCTCCCGAAACCCAATCTCTACCCAAGGCAATGAAGCCCGTGTCAATATCAATTCACTCAATGAATGTCAAGCGTTTTCTAACCATTATTCTCACCCAAAGGCAGATCCTCAACGTACTGCGCATCGTCTTCCATATGAATTCCAAGTTTACGATACATAACCAAACCCGTCCCCGCCGGAATCAACCGACCCATGATCACGTTCTCCTTGAGCCCTCTCAAATAATCCACTTTGCCGGCAAGGCTTGCTTCGGTGAGTACGCGCGTGGTCTCCTGAAAAGAGGCGGCAGAAATGAAGCTCTGAGTGGAAAGAGACGCTTTGGTAATGCCAAGCAACATCGGCTCGCCGATGGCTGGTTTCCCCCCCCGCTCTATAACCGCCCTGTTCTCTTCCTGGAAACGGTAACGCTCCACCTGTTCATCGTTGATAAAGCTGGTGTCGCCGGGATTGGTCACTTTGACGCGACGGAGCATCTGGCGAACAATGACTTCCAAGTGTTTGTCGCTGATCTTTACGCCCTGGAGTCGATATACTTCCTGAATTTCATCAACCAAATACCGTGCGAGAGCCTTTTCACCTTTGATATTCAATAGCTCGTGAGGGTTCTGAACCCCATCCATAAGGGGTTCTCCGGCCGACACCCGATCACCCTCCTGGACACTGATGTGTTTCCCCTTGGGGATGAGGTATTCCTTTTCGTCACCGATGTCTGGGATAACCATAACTTTGCGCTTTCCCTTGGTATCCTTCCCATAAGATACGACCCCGTCAATTTCGCTGAGCACGGCATAGTCCTTGGGCTTCCTCGCCTCGACGAGTTCGGCCACACGAGGCAGACCACCTGTGATATCCTTGGTTTTCTGGGTCTCGCGGGGAATCTTCGCAAGAATGTCCCCAGCCACCACGTTATCTCCCTCGGAAACAACGATGTTGACACCGACCGAGAGGAAATGCCGGGCCACGGCATTGGTCCCCTGGACCTTGGCCGTTTTCCCCTTGTCGTCCTTGAGAGAAATGCGAGGCCGCAGATCGCCGCCCTTGAATTCGACAATCACTTTTCGGGACAGGCCGGTCACCTCGTCCACCTGTTCCTGCATGGTTTTGCCTTCAGTGATATCCCCGAATTTCACCACGCCGTCAACCTCGGCAAGGATCGGAATGGAAAATGGATCCCACTCCGCAATCCGATCCCCTTTTTTGACCGTATCGCCCTCTTTCAATTTCAGGCGGGCGCCATAGGGCACCGTGTATTTGCCCCGGTTTCGCCCCTGTTCATCCAGAACGTGAACTTCGCCGTTCCTTTTCATGACAACCAGTTCGGACCCGTCTTTGGTAAGAGCCAAATCGCCTCTTTCCCGTTCAAGGTTGATAATCCGGATCACACCGTTGTGACGGGCATCGAGTGTAGAGTGTTCATCAAATTTTGCCGTACCACCAATATGGAAAGTGCGCATGGTAAGCTGGGTCCCCGGTTCACCAATGGACTGGGCGGCAATAATGCCGACTGCCTCGCCAATATTGACAAGATGACCGTGTGCCAGGTCACGCCCATAGCACATGGCACAGACTCCATGCTTGGACTTGCATGTCAGAACCGACCGGATATTGACGCTCTCAATCCCCGCGGAATCGATCTTTTCCGCCAATACCTCATCGATCTCCTGGTTGGTGTGTACAATGATCTCCCCGGTAAAAGGATCCCGGATATCCTCCAAGGCAACGCGTCCCAATACCCTTTCTCCGGCTGGCTCTATAATTTCTCCACCTTCCATGAGAGCATTCACATAAATACCGTCAACGGTGCCGCAGTCGCGTTCAGTGATAATACAGTCTTGGGCTACATCAACCAACCTCCGGGTCAGATAGCCGGAATTCGCTGTTTTCAGCGCCGTATCGGCAAGCCCCTTACGAGCCCCATGGGTTGAGATAAAATACTGAAGTACCGTCAAGCCCTCCCGAAAATTTGCCGTAATGGGGGTTTCGATAATCTCTCCGGATGGTTTGGCCATCAGCCCTCTCATTCCAGCCAGTTGTCTGATCTGAACATTACTCCCTCTGGCACCGGAATCAGCCATCATGTAAACAGGATTGAAGCTCTGTGTTTTAAATGTTTTACCGTCGAGATCGACCACCTCTTCCGTCCCGATTCCTTCAAGCATGTCGGAGGCGATTTTCTCCGTCACCTGTGCCCAGATGTCGATCACCATATTGTAACGTTCGCCATCCGTGATCAAGCCATCCATATACCTTTTCTGAATCTTCAGCACATCTCGATCGGCCCCGTTAACAATATTTTTTTTACTTT from Deltaproteobacteria bacterium encodes the following:
- the rpsG gene encoding 30S ribosomal protein S7, which translates into the protein MPRRREIAKREIQADPKYNSKLVAKFINNLMRCGKKSVAEFILYGAFDIIEKKLKEAPLEVFEKAVNNVKPVIEVKSRRVGGSTYQVPTEVVPSRRVALGIRWLITNSRERSEKTMREKLAAEFIDAANNRGASIKKRESVHKMAEANKAFAHYRF
- a CDS encoding 30S ribosomal protein S12; this encodes MPTVNQLVRKGRERLAKKAATPALAGSPQRRGVCVRVYTTTPKKPNSALRKVARVRLTSGYEVSSYIPGVGHNLQEHSVELVRGGRVKDLPGVRYHVVRGTLDSVGVADRKQGRSKYGAKKPS
- the rpoC gene encoding DNA-directed RNA polymerase subunit beta', whose protein sequence is MEDVFSYFERPKDPIRFNAIKIAIASPDQVLSWSYGEVKKPETINYRTFKPERDGLFCAKIFGPVKDYECLCGRYKRMKHKGVVCEKCGVEVIQSKVRRDRMGHITLATPVAHIWFLKSLPSRIGSILDLTLKELEKVLYFESWIVLDPKDTPLKKKELLSEEDFNDLQDQYGEDAFEAGVGAEAIRKLLEEVDLIQLDIEIRDELRATPSDTKRKKLIKRLKVVEALKKSGNRPEWMILTTLPVIPPDLRPLVPLDGGRFATSDLNDLYRRVINRNNRLKRLQELNAPEIIIRNEKRMLQEAVDVLFDNGRRGRAITGTNKRPLRSLSDMLKGKQGRFRQNLLGKRVDYSGRSVITVGPDLRLHQCGLPKKMALELFKPFIYNRLQEKGYVNSVKSAKKMVEKETAEVWDALDEVVREYPILLNRAPTLHRLGLQAFEPILIEGKAIQLHPLVCAAFNADFDGDQMAVHVPLSIEAQAEARILMMSTNNILSPANGKPIIIPSQDIVLGIYYLTRERPFAKGEGMIFADPEEVRQALDAAVVELGAKIRVRINGLFHDTTVGRVILSEIVPEQIPFDSINKVMNKKELANLIGDCYRTCGDKTTVLLADRLKDLGFKYATSSGASFTIHNLIIPESKKNIVNGADRDVLKIQKRYMDGLITDGERYNMVIDIWAQVTEKIASDMLEGIGTEEVVDLDGKTFKTQSFNPVYMMADSGARGSNVQIRQLAGMRGLMAKPSGEIIETPITANFREGLTVLQYFISTHGARKGLADTALKTANSGYLTRRLVDVAQDCIITERDCGTVDGIYVNALMEGGEIIEPAGERVLGRVALEDIRDPFTGEIIVHTNQEIDEVLAEKIDSAGIESVNIRSVLTCKSKHGVCAMCYGRDLAHGHLVNIGEAVGIIAAQSIGEPGTQLTMRTFHIGGTAKFDEHSTLDARHNGVIRIINLERERGDLALTKDGSELVVMKRNGEVHVLDEQGRNRGKYTVPYGARLKLKEGDTVKKGDRIAEWDPFSIPILAEVDGVVKFGDITEGKTMQEQVDEVTGLSRKVIVEFKGGDLRPRISLKDDKGKTAKVQGTNAVARHFLSVGVNIVVSEGDNVVAGDILAKIPRETQKTKDITGGLPRVAELVEARKPKDYAVLSEIDGVVSYGKDTKGKRKVMVIPDIGDEKEYLIPKGKHISVQEGDRVSAGEPLMDGVQNPHELLNIKGEKALARYLVDEIQEVYRLQGVKISDKHLEVIVRQMLRRVKVTNPGDTSFINDEQVERYRFQEENRAVIERGGKPAIGEPMLLGITKASLSTQSFISAASFQETTRVLTEASLAGKVDYLRGLKENVIMGRLIPAGTGLVMYRKLGIHMEDDAQYVEDLPLGENNG